Proteins encoded by one window of Dioscorea cayenensis subsp. rotundata cultivar TDr96_F1 chromosome 20, TDr96_F1_v2_PseudoChromosome.rev07_lg8_w22 25.fasta, whole genome shotgun sequence:
- the LOC120251857 gene encoding uncharacterized protein LOC120251857, giving the protein MIIPGVNGPGNDIDIYLQPLIKELKQLWVGLQTYDASRKQNFNLRAALMWRINDFPAYAILSGWRTKGKYACPCCAAKTASRWLSNGQKFCYMGHRRWLAKDHPYRLQKHLFDGTLELREAPLSTSGSNILLMLNDVQYSYGKRIKQRLRKSKASSSSKKRQRQESNFQEDSVMDKEEDESQEADLWKKRSIFFDLPYWEHLLMRHNLDVMHIEKNVCENIIGTLLNVDGKSKDNLKARLDLVDMGIRHVLHPEYLPNGRTRLPPAIYSMTKGEKDVFCQVSKNIKVPDGYSSNISRCVNQKERKLHSLKSHDHHILLHDLLPIALRLSSSKQVMCSISELCNIFKILCGKVLNVEELDKLQYRASMVLCQLEKIFPPSFFTIMVHLLIHLPLQAKLGGPVHYQWMYPIERFLLKLKNYVRNKRYPEGSIVEGYLAEECVTFCSRYLEDVETIFDKPSRNLGEVHDEALGGTYLFHSHGQPIRQFEITELDAKSLAQAHRYVLLHHDVTVTLQSEYKNILRQQMRARRSTARDVDMQFTKTFHEWLAEVVSRGRNVTEEVRFLAQGPNRIVKRYKGYIINGFRFHTKSRERLRRTQNSGCVVTSSTADVTNSRGIKKDKYGFTMVNFSRLIHTGANVIDEPYVFSSQVKQVFYSKDLTESGWYVVIRNHAREVYDMGDESTESGPRTDCFPTSSEGILSSNDDEQWVHEDANEDVYAA; this is encoded by the exons ATGATTATCCCTGGAGTTAATGGTCCCGGAAATGACATTGACATCTACTTGCAACCTCTAATCAAGGAGCTGAAGCAACTATGGGTTGGTCTTCAGACATATGATGCATCAAGGAAACAGAACTTCAATTTGCGAGCTGCTCTAATGTGGAGAATAAATGATTTCCCCGCTTATGCAATTTTATCTGGTTGGAGAACGAAGGGAAAGTATGCTTGCCCTTGTTGTGCTGCAAAAACAGCATCGAGATGGCTATCCAATGGAcaaaagttttgttatatggGACATCGGCGGTGGTTAGCTAAAGATCATCCATATAGGCTCCAAAAACATCTATTTGATGGTACTTTAGAGCTACGTGAGGCTCCTTTATCTACAAGTGGGTCAAACATCTTGTTGATGTTAAATGATGTGCAATATAGTTATGGGAAACGAATAAAACAAAGGCTAAGAAAATCAAAGGCTTCTAGTAGCTCAAAGAAAAGACAGAGGCAAGAATCCAATTTTCAAGAAGATAGTGTCATGgacaaggaagaagatgaatcaCAAGAAGCAGATTTGTGGAAAAAGAGAAGTATATTTTTTGATTTACCATATTGGGAGCATCTCCTTATGCGGCATAATTTGGATGTgatgcacattgagaagaatgtttgtgaaaatattattggaACCTTGCTTAATGTTGATgggaaatcaaaagataatttGAAAGCCAGACTTGATTTGGTAGATATGGGAATTCGTCATGTTCTTCATCCTGAATATCTTCCTAATGGAAGAACAAGGTTGCCTCCTGCTATTTATTCAATGACAAAAGGGGAGAAGGATGTGTTTTGCCAAGTCTCGAAGAACATTAAAGTTCCGGATGGTTATTCCTCAAATATATCAAGATGTGTGAACCAAAAGGAACGGAAGCTACATTCTCTAAAATCACATGATCATCATATACTACTCCATGATTTGCTTCCAATTGCTTTACGCTTATCATCATCAAAACAAGTGATGTGTTCCATTTCCGAGCTTtgcaatatattcaaaattcttTGTGGTAAGGTTCTCAACGTTGAAGAGCTCGACAAACTTCAATATCGAGCATCGATGGTTTTATGTCAATTAGAGAAGATTTTTCCACCATCTTTCTTCACTATAATGGTCCATTTGCTTATTCACCTTCCATTGCAAGCCAAACTTGGTGGACCTGTCCATTACCAATGGATGTATCCAATTGAACG GTTCTTGTTGAAGTTAAAGAACTATGTGCGGAACAAGAGATATCCTGAAGGTTCTATTGTCGAAGGTTATTTGGCAGAGGAATGTGTGACCTTTTGTTCCCGATATCTGGAAGATgttgaaacaatatttgataaacCATCAAGGAATTTGGGAGAAGTTCATGATGAGGCACTCGGGGGAACTTATTTATTTCATAGTCATGGACAACCAATACGCCAATTTGAAATTACAGAATTAGATGCTAAATCATTGGCACAAGCACATCGATATGTCTTATTACACCATGACGTTACTGTCACACTACAATC TGAGTACAAGAATATCTTAAGACAACAAATGCGTGCACGCCGTTCAACCGCTCGTGATGTTGATATGCAATTTACTAAGACCTTTCATGAATGGTTGGCCGAAGTT GTTTCTCGTGGAAGAAATGTGACCGAAGAAGTTAGGTTCCTTGCACAAGGACCAAACCGAATTGTTAAGCGATACAAAGGATATATCATCAATGGATTTCGCTTCCATACCAAATCTCGTGAGAGATTAAGGAGGACTCAAAATTCCGGATGTGTTGTTACTTCTTCAACA GCTGATGTTACTAATAGTCGGGGTatcaagaaagataaatatgGATTTACCATGGTGAATTTTTCTAGATTAATCCATACAGGTGCCAATGTCATTGATGAGCCTTATGTATTTTCATCACAAGTGAAGCAAGTATTCTACAGTAAAGATCTCACCGAATCTGGATGGTATGTTGTGATACGCAATCATGCTAGGGAAGTGTATGACATGGGTGATGAATCGACAGAAAGTGGTCCTCGAACTGACTGTTTTCCTACTAGTAGTGAAGGCATTTTATCTTCTAACGATGATGAGCAATGGGTTCATGAAGATGCCAATGAGGATGTATATGCGGCTTAA